One Gloeobacter morelensis MG652769 DNA window includes the following coding sequences:
- a CDS encoding 6-carboxytetrahydropterin synthase, whose protein sequence is MGCLIVRRARFSAAHRYWLPELSEAQNRARFGPTTRIHGHNYVLFVSMLGPVDDYGMVLNLSDVKHVIKREVTAQLDTNLLNEAWPELAEALPTTEHLARVIFGRLKPHLPVVRVQLFESDDLWAEYQGEGMQAYLTISEHFAAAHRLALDSLSLEENTKIYGLCARPNGHGHNYHVEITVKGEVDGRTGMLVDLVALQQILKDKVLLPFDHTFLNKDVPYFAGVVPTAENIALHIRDLLEEPVRSLGATLHKVRLIESPNNSVEVYTESYAPLVG, encoded by the coding sequence ATGGGTTGCCTGATTGTGCGCCGCGCCCGCTTCAGTGCGGCTCATCGCTACTGGTTGCCAGAACTGAGTGAAGCGCAAAACCGTGCGCGCTTCGGCCCCACCACCCGCATCCACGGACACAACTATGTGCTGTTCGTCTCGATGCTGGGTCCGGTGGACGATTACGGCATGGTGCTCAACCTGAGCGACGTCAAGCACGTAATCAAGCGCGAAGTAACCGCCCAGCTCGATACGAATTTGCTCAACGAAGCCTGGCCGGAACTCGCCGAGGCGTTGCCCACCACCGAGCACCTCGCGCGCGTCATCTTTGGGCGCCTCAAGCCCCACCTGCCGGTGGTGCGGGTGCAGCTATTCGAATCGGACGACCTTTGGGCCGAGTACCAGGGAGAAGGCATGCAAGCGTATCTGACCATTTCTGAGCACTTTGCCGCCGCCCACCGGCTGGCCCTCGATTCGCTCTCGCTCGAAGAGAACACCAAAATTTATGGCCTGTGCGCCCGCCCGAACGGCCACGGCCACAACTACCACGTCGAAATTACCGTCAAAGGCGAGGTCGATGGGCGCACCGGCATGCTCGTCGACCTGGTGGCATTGCAGCAGATCCTCAAGGACAAGGTGCTGCTGCCTTTCGATCACACCTTTTTGAATAAAGACGTGCCCTACTTCGCCGGGGTGGTACCCACCGCCGAAAATATCGCCCTGCACATCCGCGACTTACTCGAAGAGCCGGTGCGGTCCCTTGGAGCCACTCTCCACAAAGTGCGGCTCATCGAAAGCCCCAACAACTCCGTCGAAGTCTACACCGAAAGCTACGCCCCGCTGGTGGGTTGA
- a CDS encoding DUF6345 domain-containing protein, with the protein MAFESDWNADDDSFVDAADIVFYAGHASPDGWVLNAPGDTFLHFSEVGASPESPGDLWGNTDVEWIVIAACGPLQDDSLNGGGNVFDRWRGVFDGLHSLMGYAAVTYDNTEEGRKFVQYAKGGYPLIDAWFRAAQEVQPSTNADATFPGGWPAPNGPNIFAAAIYGYNSVYDDPRYDYLWGYGPVAFDSPGATNRWIVWTGT; encoded by the coding sequence ATCGCCTTCGAGTCCGACTGGAATGCTGATGACGACAGCTTTGTAGACGCGGCGGACATCGTCTTTTACGCCGGTCACGCCAGCCCGGACGGCTGGGTACTCAACGCCCCCGGCGACACGTTTTTGCACTTTTCAGAAGTGGGCGCCTCCCCGGAGTCGCCCGGCGATCTGTGGGGCAACACCGATGTGGAATGGATTGTGATCGCTGCGTGCGGACCGCTGCAAGATGACAGCCTCAACGGCGGCGGCAATGTCTTCGATCGCTGGCGGGGGGTCTTCGACGGTCTGCACAGCCTGATGGGTTACGCCGCCGTCACCTACGACAACACCGAGGAGGGACGCAAGTTTGTCCAATACGCCAAAGGGGGCTATCCCTTGATCGACGCCTGGTTCCGTGCGGCCCAGGAAGTGCAGCCGAGCACCAATGCCGATGCGACCTTCCCCGGCGGCTGGCCCGCCCCGAACGGCCCCAACATCTTCGCAGCCGCCATCTACGGCTACAACTCGGTCTACGACGATCCGCGCTACGACTACCTGTGGGGCTATGGCCCGGTAGCTTTTGATTCACCGGGGGCCACCAACCGCTGGATTGTCTGGACGGGAACCTGA